In Camelina sativa cultivar DH55 chromosome 16, Cs, whole genome shotgun sequence, a single window of DNA contains:
- the LOC104751268 gene encoding serine protease SPPA, chloroplastic isoform X2 has translation MAKLLLLHAPHVVPRFSSGGTMSLISASALYRRPLLVNPQFSHIGPRLRSPYNRRFSARAFDDSSSSSSAEKEEQLRDGVPRERDEDYPTGETEYVDRNAWESFVVKLRMLFAFPWQRVRKGSVLTMTLRGQISDQLKSRFNSGLSLPQLSENFLKAAYDPRIAGVYLHIEPLSCGWGKVEEIRRHILDFKKSGKFIVGYIDICGLKEFYLGCACDELYAPPSAYSFLYGLTVQASFLGGVFEKVGIQPQVQRIGKYKSAGDQLSRKSISEENYEMLSVLLDNIYANWLDGVSDSTGKKREDVESFINQGVYEIEKLKEEGLIKDIRYDDEVISMLKERLGVEKDKKLPTVDYKKYSGVRKWTLGLSGGRDQIAIIRAGGSISRVKGPLSTPGSAIIAEQLIEKIRSVRESKKYKAAIIRIDSPGGDALASDLMWREIKLLAETKPVIASMSDVAASGGYYMAMAANTIVAENLTLTGSIGVVTARFTLAKLYEKIGFNKETISRGKYAELLGAEERPFKPEEAELFEKSAQHAYQLFRDKAALSRSMPVEKMEEFAQGRVWTGKDAHSRGLVDALGGLSRAIAIAKQKANIPLDRKVTLVELSRPSTSLPDILSGIGSSVIGVDRTLKGLLDELTITEGVQARMDGLLFQQLGRDSLATPIIDLLKDYLSSLR, from the exons CGGTACTATGTCACTTATCTCCGCGTCGGCTTTATACAGAAGACCTCTCCTCGTGAATCCCCAATTCTCACATATCGGACCTCGTCTTCGTTCTCCGTACAATCGGAGATTCTCGGCTCGCGCTTTCGacgattcatcttcttcttcctcggcgGAGAAGGAGGAACAGCTACGGGATGGAGTTCCACGGGAAAGAGATGAGGACTATCCGACCGGAGAAACGGAGTATGTGGATAGGAACGCCTGGGAGAGTTTTGTTGTGAAGCTGCGGATGCTATTTGCGTTTCCATGGCAGCGTGTTCGTAAGGGAAGCGTCTTGACCATGACATTGCGCGGCCAG ATCTCTGATCAGCTAAAGAGTCGTTTCAATTCTGGCCTCTCTCTGCCGCAACTCTCAGAAAATTTCTTGAAAGCGGCATATGATCCTCGTATTGCTGGAGTCTACCTTCACATTGAGCCTTTGAGTTGTGGGTGGGGTAAGGTTGAAGAAATTCGAAGGCATAtattggattttaaaaaatcag GTAAATTCATTGTTGGATATATCGACATATGTGGATTAAAGGAATTCTATCTTGGCTGTGCATGCGACGAGCTCTATGCCCCGCCTAGTGCCTATTCCTTTCTGTATG GTTTGACTGTTCAAGCATCTTTTCTTGGAG GTGTCTTCGAGAAAGTGGGGATTCAACCTCAAGTACAAAGGATTGGCAAATACAAAAGTGCTGGAGATCAGCTTTCCCGCAAAAGTATATCTGAGGAAAATTATGAGATGCTGAGCGTGCTACTTGATAACATTTATGCAAATTGGCTGGATGGTGTTTCTGACTCAACAG GAAAAAAGCGAGAAGATGTTGAAAGTTTCATCAATCAAGGAGTTTACGAAATTGAAAAGCTAAAGGAAGAGGGGCTGATAAAGGACATCCGGTATGATGATGAG GTTATATCGATGCTGAAAGAGAGGCTTGGAGTcgaaaaagacaaaaagcttCCTACTGTTGATTACAA GAAATACTCAGGTGTTAGGAAGTGGACTCTTGGTCTAAGTGGCGGTCGAGACCAAATAGCTATTATTAGAGCAGGGGGGAGCATTTCTCGGGTTAAGGGTCCGCTAAGCACTCCTGGTTCAGCTATCATAGCAGAACAACTAATTGAGAAGATCCGCAGTGTAAGAG AGTCCAAAAAATATAAGGCTGCCATCATCCGAATTGATAGTCCAGGAGGCGATGCTCTCGCTTCTGATTT AATGTGGAGGGAGATCAAACTATTGGCTGAAACAAAACCTGTCATCGCGTCAATGTCAGATGTGGCAGCAAGTGGAGGCTACTACATGGCAATGGCGGCAAACACCATTGTTGCTGAAAATTTGACATTAACTGGCTCAATTGGAGTTGTCACAG CAAGATTTACCTTGGCCAAATTATACGAAAAGATTGGATTCAACAAGGAAACTATATCTAGAGGAAAATATGCTGAGCTTCTGGGGGCTGAGGAAAGACCTTTTAA GCCAGAGGAAGCAGAACTGTTTGAGAAGTCTGCACAGCATGCATACCAGCTTTTCCGAGATAAAGCAGCCTTATCCAGATCGATGCCT GTCGAAAAGATGGAAGAATTTGCACAAGGCAGAGTCTGGACCGGTAAGGATGCTCATTCTCGTGGTCTAGTAGATGCACTCGGTGGGCTGTCCCGAGCTATAGCCATCGCTAAGCAGAAAGCTAATATTCCTCTTGATAGGAAG GTAACTCTTGTTGAGCTTTCAAGACCTTCTACATCACTACCAGATATCTTAAGCGGTATAGGAAGCTCAGTGATtggagttgatagaacattgaaAGGACTGCTCGATGAATTAACAATCACGGAGGGAGTTCAAGCTCGAATGGATGGACTCTTGTTTCAGCAACTAGGCCGAGATTCTTTAGCAACTCCCATCATTGATTTGCTTAAAGATTACCTCAGCTCTCTCCGATGA
- the LOC104751268 gene encoding serine protease SPPA, chloroplastic isoform X1, producing the protein MAKLLLLHAPHVVPRFSSGGTMSLISASALYRRPLLVNPQFSHIGPRLRSPYNRRFSARAFDDSSSSSSAEKEEQLRDGVPRERDEDYPTGETEYVDRNAWESFVVKLRMLFAFPWQRVRKGSVLTMTLRGQISDQLKSRFNSGLSLPQLSENFLKAAYDPRIAGVYLHIEPLSCGWGKVEEIRRHILDFKKSGKFIVGYIDICGLKEFYLGCACNELYAPPSAYSFLYGLTVQASFLGGVFEKVGIQPQVQRIGKYKSAGDQLSRKSISEENYEMLSVLLDNIYANWLDGVSDSTGKKREDVESFINQGVYEIEKLKEEGLIKDIRYDDEVISMLKERLGVEKDKKLPTVDYKKYSGVRKWTLGLSGGRDQIAIIRAGGSISRVKGPLSTPGSAIIAEQLIEKIRSVRESKKYKAAIIRIDSPGGDALASDLMWREIKLLAETKPVIASMSDVAASGGYYMAMAANTIVAENLTLTGSIGVVTARFTLAKLYEKIGFNKETISRGKYAELLGAEERPFKPEEAELFEKSAQHAYQLFRDKAALSRSMPVEKMEEFAQGRVWTGKDAHSRGLVDALGGLSRAIAIAKQKANIPLDRKVTLVELSRPSTSLPDILSGIGSSVIGVDRTLKGLLDELTITEGVQARMDGLLFQQLGRDSLATPIIDLLKDYLSSLR; encoded by the exons CGGTACTATGTCACTTATCTCCGCGTCGGCTTTATACAGAAGACCTCTCCTCGTGAATCCCCAATTCTCACATATCGGACCTCGTCTTCGTTCTCCGTACAATCGGAGATTCTCGGCTCGCGCTTTCGacgattcatcttcttcttcctcggcgGAGAAGGAGGAACAGCTACGGGATGGAGTTCCACGGGAAAGAGATGAGGACTATCCGACCGGAGAAACGGAGTATGTGGATAGGAACGCCTGGGAGAGTTTTGTTGTGAAGCTGCGGATGCTATTTGCGTTTCCATGGCAGCGTGTTCGTAAGGGAAGCGTCTTGACCATGACATTGCGCGGCCAG ATCTCTGATCAGCTAAAGAGTCGTTTCAATTCTGGCCTCTCTCTGCCGCAACTCTCAGAAAATTTCTTGAAAGCGGCATATGATCCTCGTATTGCTGGAGTCTACCTTCACATTGAGCCTTTGAGTTGTGGGTGGGGTAAGGTTGAAGAAATTCGAAGGCATAtattggattttaaaaaatcag GTAAATTCATTGTTGGATATATCGACATATGTGGATTAAAGGAATTCTATC TTGGCTGTGCATGCAACGAGCTCTATGCCCCGCCTAGTGCCTATTCCTTTCTGTATGGTTTGACTGTTCAAGCATCTTTTCTTGGAG GTGTCTTCGAGAAAGTGGGGATTCAACCTCAAGTACAAAGGATTGGCAAATACAAAAGTGCTGGAGATCAGCTTTCCCGCAAAAGTATATCTGAGGAAAATTATGAGATGCTGAGCGTGCTACTTGATAACATTTATGCAAATTGGCTGGATGGTGTTTCTGACTCAACAG GAAAAAAGCGAGAAGATGTTGAAAGTTTCATCAATCAAGGAGTTTACGAAATTGAAAAGCTAAAGGAAGAGGGGCTGATAAAGGACATCCGGTATGATGATGAG GTTATATCGATGCTGAAAGAGAGGCTTGGAGTcgaaaaagacaaaaagcttCCTACTGTTGATTACAA GAAATACTCAGGTGTTAGGAAGTGGACTCTTGGTCTAAGTGGCGGTCGAGACCAAATAGCTATTATTAGAGCAGGGGGGAGCATTTCTCGGGTTAAGGGTCCGCTAAGCACTCCTGGTTCAGCTATCATAGCAGAACAACTAATTGAGAAGATCCGCAGTGTAAGAG AGTCCAAAAAATATAAGGCTGCCATCATCCGAATTGATAGTCCAGGAGGCGATGCTCTCGCTTCTGATTT AATGTGGAGGGAGATCAAACTATTGGCTGAAACAAAACCTGTCATCGCGTCAATGTCAGATGTGGCAGCAAGTGGAGGCTACTACATGGCAATGGCGGCAAACACCATTGTTGCTGAAAATTTGACATTAACTGGCTCAATTGGAGTTGTCACAG CAAGATTTACCTTGGCCAAATTATACGAAAAGATTGGATTCAACAAGGAAACTATATCTAGAGGAAAATATGCTGAGCTTCTGGGGGCTGAGGAAAGACCTTTTAA GCCAGAGGAAGCAGAACTGTTTGAGAAGTCTGCACAGCATGCATACCAGCTTTTCCGAGATAAAGCAGCCTTATCCAGATCGATGCCT GTCGAAAAGATGGAAGAATTTGCACAAGGCAGAGTCTGGACCGGTAAGGATGCTCATTCTCGTGGTCTAGTAGATGCACTCGGTGGGCTGTCCCGAGCTATAGCCATCGCTAAGCAGAAAGCTAATATTCCTCTTGATAGGAAG GTAACTCTTGTTGAGCTTTCAAGACCTTCTACATCACTACCAGATATCTTAAGCGGTATAGGAAGCTCAGTGATtggagttgatagaacattgaaAGGACTGCTCGATGAATTAACAATCACGGAGGGAGTTCAAGCTCGAATGGATGGACTCTTGTTTCAGCAACTAGGCCGAGATTCTTTAGCAACTCCCATCATTGATTTGCTTAAAGATTACCTCAGCTCTCTCCGATGA
- the LOC104751269 gene encoding protein STRICTOSIDINE SYNTHASE-LIKE 12-like, producing the protein MLQIHRVLILCCLLILFSPHSLVSALQSFQKIPLPPQITGPEAFAFDPQGGGPYTGVSGGKILKYQGPALGFTEFAYILPVANKSLCEKAVGTFLGNICGRPVGLAFNEKTGDLYIADAYLGLYVVSYRGGLAKRLADSAAGIPFRFLDGLDVDPVTGMVYFTSFSTRFGPSQLVLAVAVKDTSGRLFRYDPKTKTVTVLLSGLSGSAGCAVSSDGGFVLVGEFLRNRILRYWIKGPKANTFEIFVPSIPGPDNIRRTEGGDFWVASNSVKLIVVPTEPSAVKISSDGEILQHMPLGEYYGDTLVSEVHEYKNVVYLGTLTTTFVGNL; encoded by the exons ATGTTGCAAATACATAGAGTTCTCATCCTCTGCTGTTTGCTAATTCTCTTCTCACCTCATTCCCTTGTCTCCGCTCTCCAAAGCTTCCAGAAGATTCCGCTGCCACCTCAAATCACTGGACCCGAAGCTTTCGCATTCGATCCTCAGGGTGGAGGACCTTATACCGGAGTCTCCGGAGGCAAGATCCTGAAATACCAAGGACCAGCACTTGGCTTTACAGagtttgcttatattttacCAGTCGC GAACAAGTCACTATGTGAGAAAGCAGTTGGGACTTTTCTTGGTAACATTTGTGGTAGACCGGTCGGTTTAGCTTTCAATGAGAAAACCGGAGATTTATACATAGCTGATGCATATTTGGGTTTGTATGTGGTTTCATACCGCGGTGGCCTAGCCAAACGCCTAGCCGATAGTGCAGCCGGGATTCCTTTCCGGTTCCTTGACGGTTTAGATGTGGATCCGGTGACTGGTATGGTTTACTTCACATCTTTCAGCACAAGATTTGGCCCGAG tcAACTTGTCTTGGCGGTTGCTGTAAAAGATACGTCAGGGAGGCTCTTTAGGTACGATCCAAAGACTAAAACCGTCACCGTTTTGTTGAGCGGTTTAAGTGGCTCCGCAGGATGCGCTGTGAGCTCCGACGGAGGGTTCGTTCTGGTGGGAGAGTTCTTGAGGAATCGGATCTTGAGGTATTGGATCAAGGGTCCCAAAGCCAACACGTTTGAGATTTTCGTACCGTCGATACCGGGTCCGGATAACATAAGGAGAACAGAAGGTGGAGATTTCTGGGTCGCATCAAACTCGGTGAAGCTTATCGTGGTGCCCACGGAACCATCAGCTGTGAAAATCAGTTCCGACGGTGAGATTCTCCAGCATATGCCTCTCGGTGAATATTACGGAGATACGTTAGTCAGTGAAGTTCATGAATATAAAAACGTTGTTTACTTGGGAACACTCACGACCACTTTTGTTGGTAATTTGTAA